A section of the Deltaproteobacteria bacterium genome encodes:
- the trxB gene encoding thioredoxin-disulfide reductase, with product MEDLIIIGSGPAGLTAGLYAARSRLKTLLLEKLSPGGQVLLTDTVENYPGFPEGISGFELMDRMKRQAENFGLIIQSQEVVRLNLTPEKKEVVTDKGTLEARSLILTTGATPRKLAVEGEERLTGKGVSYCATCDGPFYRDREVAVIGGGDTAVEEALYLTRFASKVHLVHRRNELRATKLLQERAFAQEKIAFEWGTIPHRILGEAGVEEIELKHVKSGDLSRLRVDGVFVFVGYDPNNELVKDLLELDGYGFVVTDNDLRTSSPGVFAAGDIRSKLLRQISTAVGEGATAAFAAERYLENGI from the coding sequence ATGGAAGATTTGATCATTATCGGCAGCGGGCCCGCGGGCCTCACCGCCGGCCTGTATGCTGCCCGGTCACGGCTGAAAACCCTGCTGCTGGAGAAACTCAGCCCCGGCGGACAGGTGCTGCTCACGGATACGGTGGAAAATTACCCCGGCTTCCCCGAAGGAATCTCTGGTTTTGAGTTGATGGACCGGATGAAACGCCAGGCGGAAAACTTCGGACTCATCATCCAGAGCCAGGAGGTCGTCCGACTCAATCTCACCCCGGAGAAGAAGGAGGTGGTCACGGATAAGGGAACCCTGGAGGCCCGAAGCCTGATCTTGACCACCGGCGCCACACCTCGGAAACTGGCCGTCGAAGGGGAAGAGCGGCTGACGGGCAAGGGGGTTTCGTATTGCGCCACGTGCGACGGGCCGTTTTACCGGGACCGGGAAGTGGCGGTCATCGGGGGGGGGGATACGGCCGTCGAGGAGGCCTTGTACCTGACCCGGTTTGCCAGCAAGGTCCATCTGGTGCATCGCCGAAATGAACTCAGGGCCACAAAGCTGCTTCAGGAAAGGGCGTTCGCCCAGGAAAAAATAGCATTTGAATGGGGGACCATCCCCCATCGCATCCTCGGCGAGGCAGGGGTGGAGGAAATCGAGCTGAAGCATGTGAAATCAGGCGACCTGTCCCGGCTGCGGGTGGATGGTGTCTTCGTCTTTGTGGGCTACGATCCCAATAACGAGCTGGTGAAAGACCTGTTGGAACTGGACGGTTACGGCTTTGTGGTGACCGATAATGACCTGAGAACCTCTAGCCCGGGAGTTTTTGCCGCCGGCGATATCCGGTCCAAGCTGCTTCGTCAAATATCCACTGCTGTAGGGGAAGGCGCGACAGCCGCCTTTGCCGCAGAAAGGTACCTGGAAAACGGGATATAA